A genome region from Streptomyces xanthophaeus includes the following:
- a CDS encoding MFS transporter, which produces MHAETSPAACRTGAFVAVAVALFCIQLDFFALNLALPGIAAELGVTVSAAQWTLSAYMLAIGCFFIVGGRVGDVFGRRGSLLAGLALFTAGSVGCALASGLGLLVAARVLQGVGAAFVFPVSVSVITNTFPGETRARALGAVFGVANIGTALGPFVGGGLTEGPGWRWIFWLMAPLGLFSLLTAVLYVPDSRDSSVPRELDLPGCALIVCSLAALTLAVERGDAWGWGSTRTLLCSALAVTAGALFLLRERAACHPLVDLRLLRNLPYVLVTAMGSLTNMGYGVTVFLATLYLQGVRGLSPLLAGTVFLAPALLVAVSGPLGVRLGRHMRPTAVMALAGAVAGTGMYALAQAGAWWLYVPVFAWCGLGLGLGWTYSSVATQQVVAPARAGEASGVLLTFLVTLGAIALAGTAAALSAMTPQRPPEDAYDTVLQLGGTVIVAASAVVMAVRHRLVRRGRIPPLSLRADDTTAREPGRRP; this is translated from the coding sequence ATGCACGCTGAGACCTCGCCGGCCGCGTGCAGGACGGGGGCTTTCGTCGCTGTCGCTGTCGCTCTGTTCTGTATCCAGCTCGATTTTTTCGCTCTCAACCTTGCTCTTCCCGGGATCGCGGCGGAACTCGGTGTCACGGTCTCGGCCGCGCAGTGGACCCTGTCCGCGTACATGCTCGCGATCGGCTGTTTCTTCATCGTCGGCGGCCGGGTCGGGGATGTCTTCGGCCGGCGTGGCAGCCTCCTGGCCGGGCTGGCCCTGTTCACTGCCGGTTCTGTGGGCTGCGCGCTGGCCTCCGGTCTCGGCCTGCTGGTCGCGGCCCGGGTCTTGCAGGGTGTGGGCGCGGCGTTCGTTTTCCCGGTGTCCGTGTCCGTGATCACCAACACCTTCCCGGGGGAGACCCGCGCCAGGGCCCTGGGTGCCGTGTTCGGCGTCGCGAACATCGGGACCGCGCTCGGGCCTTTCGTGGGCGGCGGGCTCACCGAGGGACCCGGCTGGCGCTGGATTTTCTGGCTGATGGCCCCCCTGGGCCTGTTCTCGCTGCTCACCGCTGTCCTGTATGTACCGGACTCGCGTGACTCCTCGGTGCCCCGTGAGCTCGACCTTCCGGGCTGTGCCCTGATCGTGTGCTCGCTGGCCGCGCTCACCCTGGCCGTGGAACGCGGGGACGCCTGGGGCTGGGGGAGTACCCGTACCCTGCTGTGCTCCGCCCTGGCCGTGACGGCCGGTGCTCTGTTCCTGCTGCGGGAGCGGGCCGCCTGCCACCCGCTGGTCGACCTGCGGCTCCTGCGGAATCTCCCGTACGTCCTGGTGACCGCGATGGGTTCGCTCACCAACATGGGCTACGGCGTCACCGTCTTCCTGGCCACTCTCTACCTCCAGGGCGTACGCGGGCTCTCGCCGCTGCTGGCGGGCACGGTGTTCCTGGCCCCGGCCCTGCTCGTCGCCGTCAGCGGCCCGCTCGGGGTACGCCTGGGCCGGCACATGCGGCCGACCGCGGTCATGGCACTGGCCGGCGCGGTCGCGGGCACCGGAATGTACGCGCTCGCCCAGGCCGGCGCATGGTGGCTGTACGTGCCGGTGTTCGCGTGGTGCGGCCTGGGCCTGGGCCTGGGCTGGACCTACTCCAGCGTGGCGACCCAGCAGGTCGTCGCACCGGCCAGGGCGGGGGAGGCCTCGGGCGTACTGCTGACGTTCCTGGTCACGCTGGGCGCGATCGCCCTCGCCGGGACGGCCGCGGCGCTCTCCGCGATGACCCCGCAGCGGCCGCCCGAGGACGCCTACGACACGGTCCTGCAGCTGGGCGGGACGGTCATCGTCGCGGCATCGGCCGTCGTCATGGCCGTACGCCACCGGCTCGTGCGGCGCGGCAGGATCCCGCCGCTGTCCCTGCGGGCGGACGACACCACCGCACGGGAGCCGGGCCGCCGGCCCTGA
- a CDS encoding transglycosylase SLT domain-containing protein, with product MSNAVIRRIAISKKALAGTVVALGVAGSMLATVPAQAAPVSAKAIAQQMIKDPAQFAAFDKIISHESGWDYTATNASSGAYGLAQALPASKMASAGADWKTNPATQIKWGLDYMNDRYGSPVGAWNFWSANHWY from the coding sequence GTGTCCAACGCCGTCATCCGCCGCATCGCCATCTCGAAGAAGGCCCTCGCGGGCACCGTCGTCGCCCTGGGTGTCGCCGGTTCCATGCTTGCCACGGTTCCCGCTCAGGCGGCTCCGGTGAGCGCGAAGGCGATCGCGCAGCAGATGATCAAGGACCCGGCCCAGTTCGCCGCGTTCGACAAGATCATTTCTCATGAGAGTGGCTGGGACTACACCGCGACCAACGCTTCTTCCGGCGCGTACGGCCTGGCCCAGGCCCTGCCGGCCTCGAAGATGGCTTCCGCGGGTGCGGACTGGAAGACGAACCCGGCCACGCAGATCAAGTGGGGCCTGGACTACATGAACGACCGCTACGGCAGCCCCGTCGGCGCCTGGAACTTCTGGTCCGCCAACCACTGGTACTAA
- a CDS encoding maleylpyruvate isomerase N-terminal domain-containing protein codes for MTGTPTFDLGPQARIVARLAAAVPDARLVGWTPCPVYTVAGLLGHLVGLAAAFRDAARKDLGVTTDTAPGTAVPVLSVGWREELPVVLGELAPGLAGAGPLAPAGAGPAVWWGCVVGWCGW; via the coding sequence ATGACCGGTACGCCGACGTTCGACCTCGGACCGCAGGCCCGGATCGTGGCCCGCCTGGCGGCCGCCGTCCCGGACGCCCGGCTCGTCGGGTGGACGCCCTGTCCTGTGTACACGGTCGCGGGTCTGCTGGGTCATCTCGTGGGTCTCGCTGCTGCTTTTCGTGACGCGGCTCGCAAGGATCTGGGTGTCACGACCGATACGGCTCCTGGTACGGCTGTGCCTGTTTTGTCTGTGGGCTGGCGTGAGGAGCTGCCGGTGGTCCTTGGCGAGCTGGCCCCTGGCCTGGCGGGAGCAGGCCCCCTCGCCCCGGCGGGAGCGGGGCCTGCGGTCTGGTGGGGTTGTGTCGTTGGGTGGTGTGGGTGGTGA
- a CDS encoding serine/threonine-protein kinase, producing MKSLRPGDPLEIGGYRLLARLGAGGMGEVFLARTTSGRALALKTVHRELSMDADFAHRFDREIRTSDRVRSPWTVSVVDFSAPGASPQWLATEYVPAPSLGDWVSTRGPLETPAVRRLGQQLAAALVSVRAAGVVHRDIKPANVLLGAERPFLIDFGIARTVRDPRHTRTGTVIGTPGFLAPEQATGTVAGAPADVFSLAAVLVYAATGRSPFLADGEELDLPALLYRIVHDEPRLDGLPQPLHALVRQCLAKDPQQRPLPEDVAARLTDDPPEQGWGPATPQALTAETRRRETELHQLLTHPQPGTATGTGTGTDTGTPATSGTPGADGTPPVPVPVPAYPPASGPAAVPVPLSPPPPPAASPLPGGLTGDGTAPNSPAPPGRGPGRAVLRSRGAATAAGAAAVAAAAVALAVWLPGHGNDGEGDGHGAPSPTPSAGPAGTLPAAWTGTWTGVGPGTPEADGITRARTGEFSVTVTFNGGAVGELVGRQVSDLKESSTGRNLGCTEALRLQQIRQNGAVFEAVTSHPTDRTAVFECPRGNLYVLTMTDPNRLTLETEGAQSAGAPTALTRHP from the coding sequence ATGAAGTCTTTGCGGCCCGGTGACCCGCTGGAGATCGGCGGGTACCGTCTGCTGGCGCGGCTCGGGGCAGGGGGCATGGGCGAGGTGTTCCTGGCCCGGACGACGTCCGGGCGGGCGCTCGCGCTGAAGACCGTGCACCGCGAGCTGAGCATGGACGCGGACTTCGCCCACCGCTTCGACCGGGAGATACGCACCAGCGACCGGGTACGCAGCCCGTGGACGGTGTCGGTGGTCGATTTCAGCGCACCGGGCGCGTCACCCCAGTGGCTGGCGACCGAGTACGTGCCCGCACCGTCACTGGGCGACTGGGTCAGCACACGGGGGCCGCTGGAGACGCCTGCCGTACGGCGCCTGGGACAGCAACTCGCGGCGGCACTGGTCAGCGTCCGGGCGGCGGGAGTGGTCCACCGCGACATCAAACCGGCGAACGTACTGCTGGGCGCCGAACGGCCCTTCCTCATCGACTTCGGTATCGCCCGCACGGTCCGCGACCCCCGGCACACCCGCACCGGCACCGTCATCGGCACCCCCGGTTTCCTGGCACCCGAACAGGCCACCGGCACGGTGGCCGGAGCCCCGGCCGACGTGTTCTCCCTCGCCGCGGTACTCGTCTACGCTGCGACCGGCCGCAGCCCTTTCCTCGCCGACGGCGAGGAACTCGACCTGCCCGCCCTGCTCTACCGGATCGTGCACGACGAACCACGGCTCGACGGTCTACCGCAACCACTGCACGCACTGGTGAGGCAATGCCTGGCCAAAGACCCACAACAACGTCCCCTCCCCGAGGACGTGGCAGCACGGCTGACCGACGACCCCCCGGAGCAAGGCTGGGGACCGGCCACACCCCAGGCCCTGACCGCCGAGACCCGACGCCGGGAAACCGAACTCCACCAACTCCTCACCCACCCCCAACCCGGCACCGCCACCGGCACGGGCACGGGCACCGACACCGGCACACCCGCGACTTCCGGAACTCCGGGGGCGGACGGCACTCCCCCCGTACCCGTACCCGTGCCCGCATACCCACCCGCATCCGGGCCTGCAGCCGTACCCGTGCCGCTGTCACCGCCGCCGCCCCCGGCAGCGTCGCCGTTGCCGGGGGGCCTCACGGGTGACGGGACCGCGCCGAACTCCCCCGCGCCCCCAGGGCGCGGCCCGGGGCGGGCGGTGCTGCGCTCACGGGGCGCCGCTACGGCCGCGGGAGCCGCCGCCGTCGCCGCGGCGGCCGTCGCCCTCGCGGTATGGCTCCCCGGACACGGCAACGACGGCGAGGGCGACGGGCATGGAGCGCCCTCGCCCACGCCGTCGGCGGGCCCGGCAGGCACGCTGCCGGCCGCGTGGACCGGCACATGGACCGGTGTCGGACCCGGAACGCCGGAGGCCGACGGCATCACCCGGGCACGCACCGGCGAATTCTCCGTCACCGTCACATTCAACGGCGGAGCGGTCGGCGAACTCGTCGGCCGACAGGTCAGTGACCTCAAGGAGTCCTCCACCGGACGGAACCTGGGATGCACCGAAGCCCTGAGACTGCAACAGATCCGACAGAACGGCGCGGTCTTCGAAGCCGTCACCAGCCACCCCACCGACCGCACGGCGGTCTTCGAATGCCCCCGGGGCAACTTGTACGTCCTGACCATGACGGACCCGAACCGCCTCACACTCGAAACAGAAGGCGCACAGTCGGCAGGAGCTCCCACCGCACTGACCCGCCACCCATGA
- a CDS encoding FAD-dependent monooxygenase yields the protein MTETVYPEVPVLVVGGGSVGLLTTALLAHHGVPAVLVERRSGPSVHPRATGIGPRSVEVLRELGLDAAVDAAAVDLRGAAGKAVARTVVEMGAGDVVTVPMPVPSAGELDVTPFRLRGVCAQDRLDAVVAADLARRGADLRWSTRLVGIAQDADGVDVELESPDGRYSLRCTRVVAADGTHSTVRTALGVGTSGPGDLGKSMINILFRADLRPHLRGMSFATCTITTPEAPGLLATVDGETNWVFHVACDVEGGERPEDFTHERCAALVRLAVGDPDLDVEVRSVLSWRPRSAAAESFAAGRVFLVGDAAHTVSPLGAFGLNTGIADAHNLAWKLAAVHHGEAGAALLDTYAHEREPVAAATLDQAMRRLADPELHWGRGPEADAARAAAGCGRRRSCTSARGTARPPSSIRSRNSPPRWTWCWTGPRVHGCPTHGSTGSRRSTSWRPGGPC from the coding sequence ATGACGGAGACAGTGTATCCAGAAGTCCCGGTGCTCGTGGTAGGAGGCGGCAGCGTCGGCCTGCTCACCACGGCGCTGCTCGCCCACCACGGCGTCCCCGCAGTGCTCGTCGAACGCCGGTCCGGACCGTCGGTGCACCCACGGGCCACCGGCATCGGACCGCGCAGCGTCGAGGTCCTGCGTGAACTCGGCCTCGACGCCGCCGTCGACGCCGCAGCGGTCGACCTCAGGGGCGCCGCTGGCAAGGCGGTGGCACGGACCGTCGTCGAGATGGGCGCGGGCGACGTCGTGACCGTGCCCATGCCGGTCCCGTCCGCCGGCGAACTGGACGTGACGCCGTTCCGACTGCGCGGCGTCTGCGCCCAGGACCGGCTCGACGCCGTCGTAGCGGCAGACCTGGCACGCCGCGGAGCGGACCTGCGGTGGTCGACCCGCCTGGTCGGCATCGCCCAGGACGCCGACGGCGTCGACGTCGAACTGGAGAGCCCCGACGGCCGCTACTCGCTCCGGTGCACACGCGTGGTCGCCGCCGACGGCACCCACAGCACCGTGCGGACCGCACTCGGCGTGGGCACCTCCGGGCCGGGCGACCTGGGCAAGTCGATGATCAACATCCTGTTCCGCGCCGACCTCCGACCGCACCTGCGGGGAATGTCCTTCGCCACCTGCACCATCACCACGCCGGAGGCGCCCGGCCTGCTGGCCACGGTGGACGGCGAGACGAACTGGGTCTTCCACGTCGCCTGCGACGTCGAGGGCGGCGAACGCCCCGAGGACTTCACGCACGAGCGCTGCGCCGCGCTCGTCCGGCTGGCGGTCGGCGATCCCGACCTCGACGTCGAGGTGCGCAGCGTGCTGTCGTGGCGGCCGCGGAGCGCAGCGGCCGAAAGCTTCGCCGCCGGCCGCGTGTTCCTCGTGGGCGACGCCGCGCACACCGTGTCGCCCCTGGGCGCGTTCGGCCTCAACACCGGCATCGCCGACGCGCACAACCTGGCGTGGAAACTGGCCGCCGTCCACCACGGCGAGGCCGGTGCCGCGCTGCTCGACACCTACGCACACGAACGCGAACCGGTCGCCGCGGCGACGCTGGACCAGGCGATGCGCAGGCTCGCCGACCCGGAGCTGCACTGGGGACGCGGACCCGAGGCCGACGCCGCCAGGGCGGCGGCGGGGTGTGGGCGGCGCCGGTCGTGCACCTCGGCCAGAGGTACGGCTCGGCCGCCGTCGTCGATCCGCAGCCGGAACTCCCCTCCACGGTGGACCTGGTGCTGGACGGGTCCCCGGGTTCACGGGTGCCCCACGCATGGATCGACGGGGTCTCGACGCTCGACCTCGTGGCGTCCCGGTGGACCCTGCTGA
- a CDS encoding TetR/AcrR family transcriptional regulator C-terminal domain-containing protein: MTEPVPPSVWTRPRPEPRRRAPGVDQYVAAALAVADAEGLAAVSMRRVAGDLGSGTASLYRYITNRDELVDLMVDAAQGEDPLPESTEEWRADLGAVAHALRATLLRHPWLAGELAGRPALGPNSLRRSESALRAAVALTPDITLASQALGAVHAYVLGSVAAQQALRRAEQRTGLSGEEWQRSVGPYISEVLAAGEHPMLARRVLEAEELDPDVEFAFGLDCVLDGLAARLGR, encoded by the coding sequence ATGACCGAACCCGTCCCCCCGTCGGTGTGGACCCGGCCGCGCCCCGAGCCGCGTCGACGTGCGCCCGGGGTGGACCAGTACGTGGCCGCCGCGCTGGCCGTCGCGGACGCGGAGGGATTGGCGGCGGTTTCGATGCGGCGGGTCGCAGGGGATCTCGGTTCCGGGACCGCCTCGCTCTACCGCTACATCACCAACCGCGACGAGCTGGTGGACCTGATGGTCGACGCGGCGCAGGGCGAGGATCCGCTGCCCGAGTCCACGGAGGAATGGCGTGCCGATCTGGGGGCGGTCGCGCACGCGTTGCGTGCGACGCTGCTGCGGCATCCCTGGCTGGCGGGTGAACTGGCGGGCAGGCCCGCTCTCGGCCCCAACTCGTTGCGGCGGTCCGAGTCCGCGCTGCGCGCCGCCGTCGCGCTCACGCCCGACATCACCCTGGCCTCGCAGGCGCTCGGCGCCGTGCACGCGTACGTGCTGGGTTCGGTCGCCGCCCAGCAAGCCCTTCGACGCGCGGAGCAGCGCACGGGGCTCAGCGGAGAGGAGTGGCAGCGCAGCGTCGGCCCGTACATCAGCGAGGTCCTCGCGGCGGGCGAGCACCCGATGCTCGCCCGCCGCGTCCTCGAAGCCGAAGAACTCGACCCCGACGTCGAGTTCGCGTTCGGCCTGGACTGCGTGCTCGACGGGCTCGCGGCCCGGCTGGGTCGCTAG
- a CDS encoding virginiamycin B lyase family protein, whose product MKDGAYAVLGRDSGRTGGARPPPNGRSGQGTPAPPQRPKSRRRRGPAALITGILLAAALPLAAGAPPAWAAVGIAEYPVPTPSTPVGITTGPDGGLWFTEAVGNKIGRMSPAGTLIAEYPLPGQFSTPHDITTGPDGNLWFTMQHFDSRVGKIDTNGTVTEYPLPDRFAEATGITAGPDGAMWFTEQNGHRIARITTSGAITEYPLPAGSGQPSYITTGPDGNLWFTEIGDNLIGRMTPSGVVTEFPVPGGGGPTDITTGPDGNLWFTVFSGNRIGRITPSGVITQYDVPSNGLAPQPQDIVAGPDNSLWFTDRNSGQIGRISTSGVIAMFPLPSSERGPWGITKGPDDDIWFAETSSFIGRLHLTDADLAVTKSDTGSDPVVAGQNVTYTLTATNNGPQTAEGVVLQDTLPAGLQFVSASPGCTAADTPPDVVSCDVGTLTAGASAARTVTVTATTEDVALDTAGVAGAVSDPAPANDTATETTTVDAVTCLGEQPTITGTPGNDQINGTPARDVILACGGNDTVNSGPGDDLVCGGPGADSITGGPGNDRIAGGAGGAATTPSTAPRATTP is encoded by the coding sequence GTGAAGGACGGGGCGTACGCGGTCCTGGGCCGGGATTCAGGCCGGACCGGCGGTGCGCGACCGCCGCCGAACGGTCGCTCAGGGCAGGGCACTCCGGCCCCGCCCCAGCGGCCGAAGTCCCGCCGTCGGCGCGGTCCGGCGGCGCTGATCACCGGCATCCTGCTGGCTGCCGCCCTGCCCTTGGCCGCCGGGGCCCCGCCGGCCTGGGCTGCCGTCGGCATCGCCGAATACCCCGTGCCCACCCCCAGCACCCCGGTCGGCATCACCACCGGCCCCGACGGGGGCCTGTGGTTCACCGAGGCGGTCGGCAACAAGATCGGCCGGATGAGCCCGGCGGGCACCCTCATCGCCGAGTACCCGCTCCCCGGCCAGTTCAGCACTCCGCACGACATCACCACCGGCCCGGACGGGAACCTCTGGTTCACCATGCAGCACTTCGACTCCCGAGTCGGGAAGATCGACACGAACGGCACCGTCACCGAGTACCCCCTGCCCGACCGGTTCGCCGAGGCCACGGGCATCACCGCCGGCCCGGACGGGGCCATGTGGTTCACCGAGCAGAACGGCCACCGGATCGCCCGCATCACCACGTCCGGCGCCATCACCGAGTACCCGCTGCCGGCCGGCTCCGGCCAGCCGTCCTACATCACCACCGGGCCGGACGGAAACCTCTGGTTCACCGAGATCGGCGACAACCTCATCGGCCGCATGACGCCGTCCGGCGTCGTCACCGAGTTCCCGGTCCCCGGCGGTGGCGGCCCGACCGACATCACCACCGGCCCCGACGGGAACCTCTGGTTCACCGTGTTCAGCGGCAACCGGATCGGCCGGATCACCCCGTCCGGCGTGATCACCCAGTACGACGTGCCGTCGAACGGCCTCGCACCCCAGCCCCAGGACATCGTCGCCGGACCGGACAACAGCCTGTGGTTCACCGATCGCAACAGCGGACAGATCGGGCGGATCAGCACGTCCGGCGTCATCGCCATGTTCCCCCTGCCCTCCTCGGAGCGCGGCCCCTGGGGCATCACCAAGGGACCGGACGACGACATCTGGTTCGCCGAGACGTCCAGCTTCATCGGCCGCCTCCACCTGACCGACGCCGACCTGGCCGTCACGAAGTCCGACACGGGCTCCGATCCCGTCGTGGCGGGCCAGAACGTGACGTACACGCTCACCGCGACGAACAACGGCCCGCAGACGGCCGAGGGGGTCGTCCTCCAGGACACCCTTCCGGCCGGACTGCAGTTCGTCTCGGCGTCCCCCGGGTGCACCGCGGCCGACACCCCACCGGACGTCGTCTCGTGTGACGTCGGCACCCTCACCGCCGGAGCGAGCGCCGCGCGAACCGTCACCGTGACGGCCACGACCGAGGACGTCGCCCTCGACACGGCGGGGGTGGCCGGGGCGGTCTCCGACCCGGCCCCGGCCAACGACACCGCGACGGAGACCACCACCGTCGACGCGGTCACCTGCCTCGGCGAACAGCCCACCATCACCGGCACCCCCGGCAACGACCAGATCAACGGCACCCCCGCACGCGATGTGATCCTCGCCTGCGGCGGCAACGACACCGTCAACAGCGGCCCGGGCGACGACCTCGTATGCGGCGGCCCCGGAGCGGACTCGATCACCGGCGGGCCCGGCAACGACCGCATCGCGGGCGGCGCGGGCGGCGCGGCGACGACACCCTCCACGGCTCCCCGGGCGACGACGCCGTGA
- a CDS encoding calcium-binding protein, protein MRRPRSGLDHRRARQRPHRGRRGRRGDDTLHGSPGDDAVTGGPGDDSLFGDVGNDNLDGGPGTNSNDGGPGTDVCANPGTGPGCP, encoded by the coding sequence ATGCGGCGGCCCCGGAGCGGACTCGATCACCGGCGGGCCCGGCAACGACCGCATCGCGGGCGGCGCGGGCGGCGCGGCGACGACACCCTCCACGGCTCCCCGGGCGACGACGCCGTGACCGGCGGCCCCGGCGACGACTCCCTCTTCGGCGACGTGGGCAACGACAACCTCGACGGCGGCCCGGGTACGAACAGCAATGACGGCGGCCCCGGCACCGACGTCTGCGCCAATCCGGGAACGGGCCCCGGCTGCCCGTGA
- a CDS encoding DUF4328 domain-containing protein: MSAAPVGPPAPVPAPAPAPSPYAAPGVNGVRLRAPVGLAIALAALFALVIAITVCAVYADWNTRSLMEGLLADPTAVSDSDLVRGERLTGLVGTIQGNAVIVTGIVFIVWFHRVRTNAEVFAPGADKLARGWAIGAWFVPLANLWLPYRIAVTTWGSSTPSGADGGYRRFPLTLVNLWWGAFVLSRLLGWYGGMSYSSAQSPAAVRDAATTMLVGDVLDLAAAVLAVLFVRRLTAMQHARAAQGPVLAAV, encoded by the coding sequence ATGTCCGCAGCTCCGGTCGGTCCGCCGGCACCAGTCCCGGCCCCGGCCCCGGCCCCGTCCCCGTATGCGGCGCCCGGTGTGAACGGCGTACGGCTGCGCGCGCCCGTGGGCCTGGCCATCGCGCTGGCCGCGCTGTTCGCGCTGGTCATCGCCATCACGGTCTGCGCCGTGTACGCCGACTGGAACACCCGCTCGCTCATGGAAGGACTCCTCGCGGATCCCACCGCGGTCAGCGACTCCGATCTGGTCCGCGGCGAGAGGCTGACCGGCCTGGTCGGCACGATCCAGGGCAATGCCGTGATCGTGACGGGCATCGTCTTCATCGTCTGGTTCCACCGGGTGCGCACGAACGCCGAAGTCTTCGCCCCCGGCGCGGACAAGCTCGCCCGCGGCTGGGCGATCGGCGCCTGGTTCGTACCGCTCGCGAACCTCTGGCTGCCGTACCGGATCGCTGTCACGACCTGGGGGTCGAGCACCCCTTCCGGAGCCGACGGAGGCTACCGCCGGTTCCCGCTGACCCTGGTGAACCTCTGGTGGGGCGCCTTCGTCCTGTCCCGGCTCCTGGGGTGGTACGGGGGCATGTCCTACAGCAGTGCCCAAAGCCCCGCCGCCGTGCGTGACGCGGCCACCACGATGCTGGTCGGGGACGTCCTCGACCTTGCCGCGGCTGTCCTCGCGGTGCTCTTCGTCCGCAGGCTGACGGCCATGCAGCACGCCAGGGCCGCGCAGGGACCCGTCCTCGCGGCGGTATAG
- a CDS encoding sigma-70 family RNA polymerase sigma factor, translating to MRGHTSEPDAAVSDVMDEVFARHHSSVLAYARTCCRDLSTAQDLAAEAFARTYRAITWGAGPEYAWRPYLLTCVRRLAATWARDAARTRLSDDFEEWAAQLSDGQDTEDAVFSAEEGSLVLRAYRTLPERWQAVLWHSVVEHEPAAETAARLGISAGGIGSLVSRAREGLREAYLRAHLDQAASDECKHYGGQIAARLRRPGKRLTRDLGRHLQGCDDCARAERDLRDVNGRLGVLLLGGILLWNPASFLSALGGGGTQLASATLSGTQLAGAKAGPVKWAAAAALAGTAATVVVLLPADSGSDRPGQAAAPARTSAAPVGPLPETAPVVAIGPAAFATAPATALPSATASASASASASAVPPSASPSTDRTGAALVNVASGLCVGLGGDGSAGPVQLEKCTGKASQGWQQLPAHQNTYQLRNADTGTCLDGTNGGGNLVAVTLRPCRTGPDRATQLWRFEPDARRGAFRVWFVPRVWHTDYSDHLLGPRNWPKADPPRPGSEMVHLPNYYNSVNLLFALR from the coding sequence TTGCGCGGGCACACCTCGGAGCCGGACGCGGCGGTCAGCGACGTGATGGACGAGGTGTTCGCCCGTCACCACTCTTCGGTGCTCGCCTACGCCCGTACGTGCTGCCGAGACCTGTCCACGGCCCAGGACCTCGCCGCCGAGGCCTTCGCCCGTACCTACCGCGCCATCACCTGGGGTGCCGGACCCGAGTACGCCTGGCGGCCGTACCTGTTGACCTGCGTGCGCCGTCTGGCGGCAACATGGGCGCGGGATGCCGCCCGTACGCGGCTGTCCGACGATTTCGAGGAATGGGCCGCCCAGCTGTCGGACGGCCAGGACACCGAGGACGCCGTCTTCTCGGCGGAAGAGGGATCGCTGGTCCTGCGTGCCTACCGGACGCTGCCGGAGCGCTGGCAGGCCGTGCTGTGGCACTCCGTCGTCGAACACGAGCCGGCGGCCGAGACCGCAGCACGCCTCGGGATATCGGCGGGTGGCATCGGCTCACTGGTCTCGCGTGCCCGGGAAGGCTTGCGGGAGGCGTACTTGCGCGCTCACCTGGACCAGGCCGCGAGCGACGAGTGCAAGCACTACGGTGGGCAGATCGCCGCCAGGCTGCGCCGACCGGGCAAGCGCCTCACCCGGGACCTGGGCCGCCACCTTCAGGGGTGCGACGACTGTGCGCGCGCCGAGCGCGACCTGCGCGATGTCAACGGCCGTCTGGGCGTGCTGCTGCTGGGTGGGATCCTGCTGTGGAACCCCGCCTCCTTCCTGTCGGCCCTCGGTGGGGGCGGGACGCAGCTCGCCTCGGCCACACTGAGCGGGACGCAGCTCGCCGGAGCCAAGGCCGGCCCCGTGAAATGGGCCGCTGCGGCAGCCCTTGCGGGAACGGCGGCCACCGTGGTCGTCCTGCTGCCGGCCGACTCCGGGAGCGACAGGCCCGGGCAGGCCGCAGCTCCTGCCAGAACGTCCGCGGCCCCTGTCGGCCCGCTCCCGGAGACCGCACCGGTCGTGGCCATCGGTCCGGCAGCTTTCGCCACCGCCCCCGCCACAGCGCTCCCTTCCGCCACCGCGTCCGCCTCGGCCTCCGCTTCTGCGTCCGCCGTGCCGCCTTCCGCGTCGCCCTCGACGGATCGCACGGGCGCCGCCCTGGTCAACGTGGCTTCGGGGCTGTGCGTCGGCCTTGGCGGCGACGGTTCTGCCGGCCCGGTGCAGCTCGAGAAGTGCACCGGAAAGGCCAGCCAGGGATGGCAGCAGCTGCCTGCCCATCAGAACACGTACCAACTCCGCAACGCGGACACCGGCACCTGCCTCGACGGAACCAACGGCGGCGGGAACCTCGTCGCGGTCACCCTTCGCCCCTGCCGGACCGGCCCGGACCGCGCGACGCAACTCTGGCGGTTCGAGCCGGACGCACGACGCGGCGCGTTCCGCGTCTGGTTCGTGCCGAGGGTCTGGCACACCGACTACTCCGACCATCTGCTGGGCCCGCGGAACTGGCCGAAGGCCGACCCGCCGCGCCCGGGATCGGAGATGGTGCACCTGCCCAACTACTACAACTCGGTGAACCTGCTCTTCGCCCTCAGGTGA